The following proteins are encoded in a genomic region of Strix aluco isolate bStrAlu1 chromosome 23, bStrAlu1.hap1, whole genome shotgun sequence:
- the NKAPD1 gene encoding uncharacterized protein NKAPD1 isoform X2 — MRSDGFDEEGYRADWKTRNSHFLDLVEDDLLRARSWNKKLYECEANMPDRWGHSGYKELYPEEFDTDSDQQERDEQNAINGKKKSHLGKQTARESHRRKKTKKSHKKKQKKRSHKKRKKKKKEQGRTSSGSSRESECSEEETSSARKGKHKRKKKTRKVPAREPTSSSGQESDFSHASSSTTSSSEDSESEEKKEKRPTKKRKKRHNSVSESHTEVPEKRSKRKNWKVAADEKSEDSSDED, encoded by the exons ATGCGCAGTGATGGCTTTGATGAGGAGGGCTACAGGGCTGACTGGAAAACAAGGAACTCACACTTTCTTGACCTTGTTGAAGATGATCTCCTCAGGGCCCGATCCTGGAATAAAAAGCTGTATGAATGTGAAGCCAACATGCCAGACAG ATGGGGTCACAGTGGCTATAAAGAGTTGTACCCTGAAGAATTTGATACAGATAG TGACCAGCAAGAACGAGATGAACAAAATGCCATCAATGGGAAGAAGAAATCTCATCTGGGAAAGCAAACTGCCCGTGAGTCGCACAGAcggaaaaagacaaagaaatcgCACAAGAAGAAGCAAAAAAAGCGATCACACAAAAAgcgaaagaaaaagaaaaaggagcaaggGAGAACATCATCAGGTTCTTCCCGGGAGAGCGAGTGCTCAGAAGAGGAGACTTCAAGCGCCCGTAAAGGGAAACACAAGCGCAAGAAAAAGACCAGGAAAGTGCCTGCCAGGGAACCTACCTCTTCTTCTGGGCAGGAAAGTGACTTTTCTCATGCAAGCAGCTCAACCACCAGCAGCTCCGAGGACAGTGaatctgaggagaaaaaagagaaacggcccacaaaaaagaggaagaaacgtCACAATTCTGTGTCAGAGAGCCACACTGAAGTACCAGAGAAGAGGAGCAAGAGGAAGAACTGGAAGGTGGCCGCTGATGAAAAATCGGAGGATAGCTCAGATGAAGACTGA